The following are encoded in a window of Bacteroidales bacterium genomic DNA:
- a CDS encoding nodulation protein NfeD — translation MKSSVLTMLLLIASALGSLASDESDLRTKIDSGKLIKVYKFDIKEPIAPPVWRATQKAMDEAHEKQMDLILIHMNTYGGTLEAADSIRTRLLQSSIPVFVFIDNNAASAGALISIACDSIYMRPGANIGAATVVDQSGAALPDKYQSYMRSMMRSTAEAKGRNPDIAQAMVDPRIVIENVVDTGQVLTFTASEALLNGYCEGKAESIDDLLTNIGIEEYEITELVLTAMDRVIGFLIHPIVSGILVMLIIGGLYFELQTPGIGFPIAASIVAALLYFAPLYLEGIAANWEILLFVIGIILIAVEIFAIPGFGVTGIAGVILVMTGLILAMVDNMGFNFGAQYFHEIVQAFFIVVIASFVSLVSSFYLSQKLFTTTAFGELALSTVQNASEGFTSADKKYRSMVGRNGLSHTVLRPSGKVIIDSEIYDATAESGYIEKGENVIVIKHETAQLFVRKF, via the coding sequence ATGAAAAGTAGTGTTTTAACAATGCTTTTACTCATCGCTTCGGCACTTGGGAGTTTGGCTTCCGATGAGTCGGATCTGAGGACAAAAATTGACAGCGGGAAACTCATAAAAGTCTATAAATTTGATATTAAGGAACCGATAGCTCCTCCAGTCTGGAGGGCTACGCAGAAAGCGATGGATGAAGCCCACGAAAAACAAATGGATCTGATCCTAATTCATATGAATACCTATGGTGGAACGCTGGAAGCTGCCGATAGCATCAGAACACGCTTGCTGCAATCCAGTATCCCTGTTTTTGTGTTCATTGATAACAATGCTGCATCAGCAGGTGCACTTATTTCAATTGCCTGCGACAGTATTTACATGCGACCCGGCGCCAACATTGGAGCAGCAACCGTTGTGGATCAGTCAGGTGCAGCGTTGCCGGATAAATACCAGTCATACATGCGCTCGATGATGCGCTCTACAGCCGAAGCCAAGGGTCGCAACCCAGATATTGCACAGGCAATGGTTGATCCCAGGATAGTTATTGAAAATGTCGTAGATACCGGACAAGTGCTGACGTTTACTGCTTCGGAAGCATTGCTCAATGGTTATTGCGAAGGCAAAGCCGAAAGCATTGATGATCTGCTTACCAACATAGGAATTGAAGAATACGAGATTACCGAATTAGTGCTCACCGCCATGGATAGAGTCATTGGGTTCCTGATACATCCAATAGTCAGTGGCATACTTGTCATGCTAATAATCGGGGGCTTATATTTTGAGCTTCAGACTCCGGGTATCGGTTTCCCGATTGCGGCTTCAATTGTTGCTGCTTTGCTCTATTTCGCGCCACTCTATCTCGAAGGGATAGCGGCCAATTGGGAAATCCTCCTTTTTGTTATTGGTATAATACTAATAGCTGTTGAAATATTTGCAATTCCAGGTTTTGGTGTCACAGGCATTGCCGGGGTTATACTGGTGATGACTGGTTTGATCCTCGCTATGGTTGATAATATGGGCTTCAACTTCGGTGCTCAGTATTTTCATGAGATTGTTCAGGCATTTTTTATTGTTGTAATTGCTTCATTTGTTTCGTTAGTCAGCTCGTTTTATCTGAGCCAGAAACTCTTTACCACAACGGCATTTGGCGAATTAGCGCTGAGCACGGTTCAGAATGCCAGCGAGGGTTTCACCTCTGCAGATAAGAAGTATCGCAGTATGGTTGGAAGAAATGGGCTGTCGCACACAGTACTGCGCCCGTCAGGCAAAGTTATAATTGATAGTGAGATTTATGATGCAACTGCCGAAAGTGGTTATATCGAGAAAGGCGAAAACGTTATTGTTATCAAGCATGAAACGGCGCAGTTGTTTGTGAGGAAGTTTTGA
- a CDS encoding inositol monophosphatase → MDYQQLETICASACNLIKQTGSYIKEQLDDQNSVEFFEKGIHDFVTHVDKNSERMLIDGLSEILPGSGFLAEENIANTDPKEFMWIIDPLDGTTNFIHSIPLYCISVALNHNNQTILGIIYEINMQECFYAWHGSKAFLNGKEILVSTTGNMDHALFATGFPYYDYSRIAPYMGLFSYLVQNTSGVRRLGSAAVDLAFVACGRFEGFYEYGLHPWDVAAGAFLVKQAGGKVCDFKGQDNYIQGREIIATNSAIFNEFMELTGKYF, encoded by the coding sequence ATGGATTACCAGCAACTAGAAACAATCTGTGCCAGTGCGTGCAACCTGATCAAACAAACAGGTTCTTATATCAAAGAGCAACTTGATGACCAGAATTCGGTTGAGTTTTTTGAAAAAGGCATCCACGATTTCGTGACCCATGTAGACAAGAATTCTGAACGCATGCTCATTGATGGCCTTTCTGAGATACTTCCTGGGTCAGGTTTTTTAGCTGAAGAAAATATTGCCAACACGGATCCAAAAGAATTTATGTGGATTATTGATCCGCTCGATGGCACAACCAACTTTATACATTCCATTCCCTTATATTGCATCAGCGTTGCCTTGAACCATAACAACCAGACTATTCTTGGGATAATTTATGAGATAAACATGCAGGAGTGCTTTTATGCATGGCATGGCAGTAAAGCATTCTTAAATGGAAAGGAAATTTTGGTTTCAACAACAGGAAACATGGATCATGCGTTGTTTGCAACAGGATTTCCTTACTATGATTACAGCCGCATAGCTCCATATATGGGTTTATTTTCATACCTGGTTCAAAATACATCCGGGGTGCGGCGCCTGGGTTCTGCGGCAGTTGACCTTGCATTTGTAGCCTGTGGCCGCTTTGAAGGTTTTTATGAATACGGACTGCATCCCTGGGATGTTGCAGCCGGTGCCTTTCTTGTAAAACAGGCTGGCGGAAAAGTATGCGATTTTAAAGGACAGGATAATTACATCCAGGGCAGGGAGATTATTGCCACCAATAGTGCTATCTTTAACGAGTTCATGGAATTGACAGGAAAATATTTTTAA